In the Paenibacillus sp. FSL H7-0357 genome, one interval contains:
- a CDS encoding glycoside hydrolase family 2 TIM barrel-domain containing protein, with product MIRTSFNENWTIGPKTGFFSEKAAAKILPRSVTLPHDAMIERKRIKPVEGDNRGQNSNIAFYPEGEYEYKKTFFVPAEYKDKRVTIEFEGVYMNAMVYLNGSFAGQHPNGYTNFYIKADRFLKYGEENEIKVISMNYKDSRWYSGAGIYRNTKLVIGNLVHITLDGVKISTPDILAERAVVNVATVIENEGLHTNVVNVLTEIVDADGRVVGSDSATLTTFAGEEATLRQRIYVRQPKLWSVNQPYLYTCRTRLMTENEQLDEDTNSFGIRSLALDPDKGLCINGEIVKLRGACIHHDNGVLGAATIDRAEVRRVEILKQAGFNALRGAHHPMSKAILDACDRLGMLVMDESFDMWTSTKADHDYGLHFPVWWEKDIQAMVDKDYNHPCVIMYSIGNEIPEAGRPLDSVWGRKLAEKIRSVDSTRFVTNSINFIIAVIAEQMKITIANATAKGEGINTIMNNMGQSMAAITASELATHRTAESFGYVDIAGYNYAEERYLMDRELFPNRVIVGSETFPTMIDKNWNLVKENSHVLGDFTWTGWDYLGEVGVGRVKYDPNEKSFMGAYPWLTAWCGDIDIIGNRRPVSYYREIVFGLRKDPYIAVQRPEYYGKQPIPTTWSWSDSVSSWSWNGYEGKLVRVEVYADADEVELLVNGKSAGKAAAGKEQRYTAEFDVVYEPGEIVAIASTDGQAIGRMKLHSATSEVQLKVEADRTDITASDRDLSFVMISLVDGQGNLYNTADRKVSVQVEGSGVLQGLGSADPKSSENFFDTERTTFDGKALAVVRPQNAGTITVTVTADGCGQKVIQIKATDEPGGLIIN from the coding sequence ATGATTCGTACTTCCTTTAACGAAAATTGGACGATAGGCCCGAAAACCGGTTTTTTTTCGGAAAAAGCGGCGGCAAAGATTCTGCCCAGGAGCGTTACTTTGCCTCATGATGCGATGATCGAAAGGAAACGCATCAAACCTGTAGAAGGGGACAACAGAGGTCAAAACAGCAATATTGCTTTTTATCCGGAAGGGGAATATGAGTATAAAAAGACGTTTTTTGTGCCCGCAGAGTATAAAGATAAAAGAGTAACCATTGAGTTTGAAGGAGTATATATGAATGCCATGGTGTATTTGAATGGATCTTTTGCCGGACAACACCCTAATGGCTACACGAATTTCTATATCAAAGCAGACCGCTTCCTCAAATATGGGGAAGAGAATGAAATTAAAGTGATTTCGATGAATTACAAAGATTCCCGTTGGTACTCTGGTGCTGGTATTTATCGCAATACCAAACTTGTCATAGGCAATTTGGTGCATATCACTCTTGACGGCGTCAAAATTTCCACCCCTGATATCCTTGCCGAGCGCGCAGTCGTCAATGTCGCAACCGTCATTGAGAACGAAGGACTTCACACCAATGTGGTCAATGTTCTTACAGAAATTGTCGACGCCGACGGTAGAGTCGTGGGCAGTGATTCCGCAACATTGACCACGTTTGCAGGGGAGGAGGCTACATTGCGTCAGCGTATATACGTTCGGCAGCCCAAGCTTTGGAGCGTAAATCAGCCCTATTTATATACATGTCGAACTCGCTTGATGACAGAGAATGAACAACTGGACGAAGACACGAATTCCTTCGGGATCCGTTCGCTTGCGCTGGATCCGGATAAAGGACTCTGCATCAACGGCGAAATAGTGAAGCTGCGAGGTGCTTGTATTCATCACGACAATGGCGTGCTCGGAGCAGCCACGATCGATCGCGCTGAAGTGCGCCGTGTCGAGATACTGAAGCAGGCGGGTTTTAATGCATTGCGCGGCGCGCACCATCCGATGAGCAAGGCAATTCTGGACGCGTGCGACCGCCTAGGTATGCTCGTAATGGACGAAAGCTTTGATATGTGGACCTCCACGAAAGCCGATCACGATTACGGACTTCATTTTCCAGTCTGGTGGGAGAAAGATATCCAAGCGATGGTAGACAAGGATTACAACCATCCTTGTGTCATTATGTATAGTATCGGAAATGAGATTCCGGAAGCGGGGAGGCCTCTTGATTCGGTTTGGGGACGCAAGTTGGCGGAGAAGATACGGTCGGTTGACAGCACTCGTTTTGTGACGAATTCGATCAACTTTATTATAGCCGTCATAGCTGAACAAATGAAGATCACGATCGCGAACGCTACAGCTAAAGGGGAAGGCATTAATACAATAATGAACAACATGGGCCAGTCCATGGCAGCGATTACAGCATCTGAACTCGCCACGCACCGGACGGCAGAATCGTTTGGTTACGTGGACATCGCCGGTTACAACTATGCGGAAGAACGTTATCTGATGGATAGGGAGCTGTTTCCGAACCGGGTGATTGTTGGAAGCGAGACTTTTCCAACAATGATTGACAAAAATTGGAATCTGGTAAAGGAGAACAGCCACGTTCTCGGAGATTTTACTTGGACAGGCTGGGACTATCTCGGTGAAGTAGGAGTCGGAAGAGTCAAGTATGATCCTAACGAAAAGAGCTTTATGGGGGCATATCCCTGGCTTACGGCCTGGTGCGGCGATATTGATATTATCGGCAACCGGCGCCCGGTATCTTACTACCGCGAAATTGTGTTTGGCCTTCGCAAGGACCCTTACATCGCAGTTCAGCGTCCCGAGTATTACGGCAAACAGCCCATTCCCACCACCTGGAGCTGGAGCGATTCCGTATCTAGTTGGTCCTGGAATGGGTACGAAGGAAAATTGGTCCGAGTGGAAGTGTATGCCGATGCGGATGAAGTAGAACTATTGGTGAATGGTAAATCGGCAGGTAAGGCGGCTGCAGGCAAGGAGCAACGATATACAGCAGAATTCGATGTAGTCTACGAGCCAGGGGAAATCGTAGCCATAGCCTCTACGGATGGTCAAGCGATTGGACGAATGAAGCTTCATTCGGCAACCAGCGAAGTCCAACTGAAAGTAGAAGCGGACCGGACGGATATTACCGCGTCCGACAGAGATCTGTCATTTGTGATGATCAGTTTGGTGGACGGACAAGGGAATCTATACAACACCGCCGACCGTAAAGTTTCTGTCCAAGTGGAGGGCTCAGGAGTACTGCAAGGACTTGGCAGTGCTGACCCGAAGTCTTCGGAAAACTTCTTTGATACCGAACGTACGACTTTCGACGGGAAAGCTTTAGCGGTTGTAAGGCCCCAGAATGCCGGCACGATCACTGTGACGGTCACCGCTGACGGATGTGGCCAAAAGGTTATACAGATCAAAGCCACAGACGAACCAGGCGGCTTAATAATAAATTAG
- a CDS encoding glycoside hydrolase family 43 protein, with the protein MHSIINPVLRGFNPDPSIVRVEDNYYIATSTFEWFPGVQIHHSKDLIHWRLLNRPLSRKSQLSMQGNGDSDGVWAPCLTYDNGLFYLIYTDVKSHKGAFKDTHNYLVTAADIEGPWSEPVYLNSSGFDPSLFHDDDGRKWLLNMLWDFRKGKNKFGGIVIQEYSQEEQRMVGPATTIFEGTEIGFTEGPHLYKQGDYYYLITAEGGTRYQHAVTVARSTSLLGPYEIDPLNPVLTSNNKSGLTLQKAGHASLVETQNGEWYMAHLCARPVDGHHCTLGRETALQKCYWDGEGWLRLEGGGNAPTAAVQAPDLPLHPFMPEPERDDFDAPLLGQQWNTLRIPPEPDWLSLSERQGFLRLKGMESLSSCHRQSLVARRQQAFCMEAETAIEFEPQSFQQMAGLILYYNTEDYVYLRITHLEQHGRVIGIIQSKHGVYDELLAADLQLPDSSLVRLKAVVNRDSLQFYYAIEAGNWCSIGGEINILHLSDEATEPLRFTGTFVGVCVQDLGGTRQHADFDYFIYKERE; encoded by the coding sequence ATGCACAGCATTATCAATCCTGTACTGCGCGGATTCAATCCTGATCCGTCTATTGTACGTGTAGAAGACAATTACTATATTGCCACCTCCACTTTTGAGTGGTTCCCGGGAGTACAGATTCATCATTCCAAGGACCTGATTCACTGGAGATTGCTAAATCGGCCATTGAGCCGGAAATCGCAACTGAGCATGCAGGGGAACGGAGATTCCGATGGTGTCTGGGCACCCTGTCTGACTTATGATAACGGCCTTTTCTATTTAATTTATACAGATGTTAAATCCCATAAAGGTGCCTTTAAGGACACGCACAACTACCTGGTGACAGCAGCAGATATAGAAGGTCCATGGTCGGAACCCGTATATCTGAACAGCAGCGGGTTCGATCCCTCTTTATTTCATGATGATGACGGCCGGAAATGGCTGCTCAACATGTTATGGGATTTCCGGAAGGGGAAGAACAAGTTCGGAGGCATTGTCATTCAGGAATATTCGCAGGAGGAGCAAAGAATGGTTGGTCCGGCCACAACAATCTTTGAAGGAACTGAAATAGGATTTACGGAGGGGCCGCATCTGTATAAACAGGGCGATTACTACTATCTGATTACTGCGGAAGGCGGAACCCGGTATCAGCATGCTGTTACTGTCGCGCGATCCACTTCTCTGCTTGGGCCGTACGAAATTGATCCGCTTAATCCGGTGCTGACCAGCAATAATAAATCCGGTTTGACACTGCAAAAAGCAGGGCACGCTTCTTTAGTTGAAACCCAAAATGGGGAATGGTACATGGCCCATTTATGTGCAAGGCCGGTGGACGGTCATCATTGTACGTTGGGCAGGGAAACAGCGCTGCAGAAATGTTACTGGGACGGGGAAGGCTGGCTTCGTCTGGAAGGGGGAGGTAACGCTCCTACTGCTGCAGTGCAGGCTCCAGACTTGCCGCTTCACCCGTTTATGCCGGAACCGGAGCGGGATGATTTCGACGCCCCCCTGTTGGGTCAGCAGTGGAACACCCTGCGGATTCCGCCGGAGCCGGACTGGCTCTCGCTCAGTGAGCGGCAAGGCTTCCTGCGGTTAAAGGGAATGGAATCTTTAAGCTCCTGCCATAGGCAGAGTCTGGTTGCCCGCCGGCAGCAAGCATTTTGTATGGAAGCAGAGACGGCAATCGAATTTGAGCCGCAGAGCTTTCAGCAAATGGCCGGCTTGATCCTGTATTACAACACTGAGGATTATGTGTACTTAAGGATTACCCATCTTGAGCAGCACGGCAGAGTGATCGGGATTATTCAATCGAAGCATGGAGTGTACGATGAACTGCTCGCGGCTGATCTGCAGTTGCCGGATTCCAGTCTGGTCCGTTTAAAGGCTGTTGTGAATCGGGATAGTCTGCAGTTCTACTATGCAATTGAAGCTGGCAACTGGTGTTCTATTGGCGGAGAGATCAATATTCTGCATCTTTCGGATGAAGCTACGGAGCCGTTGCGTTTTACCGGCACATTCGTAGGAGTGTGTGTGCAGGATTTGGGAGGCACCCGGCAGCATGCCGATTTTGATTATTTTATCTATAAGGAAAGAGAGTGA
- a CDS encoding GH1 family beta-glucosidase, with protein MSIIQFPEDFYWGAATAAYQVEGAWNEGGRGLSIWDTYAHTPGNIRNGDNGDVACDSYHRYEEDIAYMKELGLRTYRFSISWSRVFPDGTGELNKEGLDYYHRLVDKLLENGIEPFCTLYHWDLPQALQDTGGWKNRDTIDAYVWYAREMFKQFQGKIKYWTTFNEPWCVSFKAYYIGDLAPGEKNLQSALDVAHHLMIAHGRTVKLFRKLEIPGQIGYAPNVSWREPFSSTQEDMDACRRRIGWMVEWFMDPLFKGEYPEFMAAAFEAGGAKVKIQPGDMEDIKQPIDFLGINYYMGSLGRYQKDNGLFELEDIDEGYERTDFNWPIYPEGLYKVLLHITERYGPISIYITENGACYDGEPIQGKVEDTKRIAYLSKHLTQLNRAMKAGVPVKGYMAWSLLDNFEWADGYSRRFGLIHVDFNSLIRTPKDSFFWYKKVIANGWLEV; from the coding sequence TTGTCTATAATACAGTTTCCTGAAGATTTTTATTGGGGAGCAGCAACAGCAGCTTATCAGGTGGAGGGAGCCTGGAATGAGGGCGGACGAGGTCTGTCGATTTGGGATACTTACGCACATACTCCAGGGAATATCCGTAATGGTGACAACGGGGATGTCGCTTGTGACAGCTATCACCGTTATGAAGAAGATATTGCTTATATGAAGGAGCTCGGGCTGCGCACCTACCGGTTCTCCATATCTTGGTCCAGAGTTTTCCCCGATGGCACGGGAGAGCTTAACAAGGAAGGGCTGGATTACTATCACCGTCTGGTGGACAAGCTGCTTGAAAACGGAATTGAACCTTTCTGCACCTTATATCATTGGGATCTTCCTCAAGCTCTTCAGGATACAGGAGGATGGAAAAACCGTGACACCATTGATGCTTATGTCTGGTATGCCAGAGAGATGTTCAAGCAATTCCAGGGGAAAATCAAATATTGGACTACCTTCAATGAGCCTTGGTGTGTGTCTTTCAAAGCCTACTACATTGGAGACCTGGCGCCCGGAGAAAAAAATCTGCAGAGTGCGCTTGATGTTGCCCATCATCTGATGATCGCACATGGCAGAACCGTGAAGCTGTTCCGGAAGCTGGAGATTCCCGGGCAAATCGGCTATGCTCCGAATGTTAGCTGGCGTGAACCATTTAGTTCTACGCAGGAGGATATGGATGCATGCCGCCGGAGAATAGGCTGGATGGTGGAATGGTTTATGGACCCCCTTTTCAAGGGCGAGTATCCTGAGTTCATGGCCGCAGCCTTTGAGGCCGGGGGAGCGAAGGTGAAAATTCAGCCTGGGGATATGGAAGATATTAAGCAACCTATCGACTTTCTTGGAATCAACTATTATATGGGCTCACTGGGACGTTATCAGAAGGATAACGGCTTGTTTGAGCTTGAGGATATAGATGAAGGTTATGAAAGAACCGATTTTAACTGGCCGATTTACCCTGAAGGTCTTTACAAGGTACTCCTCCACATTACGGAGCGCTATGGTCCGATTTCAATCTATATCACGGAAAACGGGGCCTGTTATGATGGTGAGCCAATCCAGGGAAAAGTTGAGGATACCAAGCGTATTGCATATCTGAGCAAGCATTTAACTCAGTTAAACAGGGCAATGAAAGCCGGTGTCCCTGTGAAAGGGTATATGGCTTGGTCCTTACTGGATAATTTTGAATGGGCTGATGGCTACAGCAGGCGTTTCGGATTAATTCATGTAGATTTTAATTCGTTAATACGAACCCCAAAAGACAGCTTTTTCTGGTATAAAAAAGTGATAGCCAACGGGTGGCTGGAGGTGTGA
- a CDS encoding helix-turn-helix domain-containing protein has product MREKLARNISTYRKEKGFTQEELAQVLGISFQAVSKWENALTMPDISLLPQLSRTLEVSIDKLLGYVPQNRPITIYEEAYKTQEYYWGTEPNKVCYQVLQLMPPTKHLRLLDIGCGEGKDAVFFARNGYDVSAFDVSDAGIEKTKRLSEKTGVHVNVFKADICDHRLDTHFDIIYSSGVLNYIKPEFRKEIFDNYKQFTNENGLHVFNVFVHKPFIAPPPEKEPSSFKWYSGELLTHYHDWLIKDSPEIVFACNSSGVPHKHAMTKLIAQKIHMLG; this is encoded by the coding sequence ATGAGGGAAAAACTAGCAAGAAATATAAGTACATACCGCAAAGAGAAGGGATTTACCCAAGAAGAACTTGCACAAGTACTTGGGATTTCTTTTCAAGCAGTATCCAAATGGGAGAACGCTCTGACAATGCCTGATATTTCGCTGCTGCCTCAGTTATCAAGAACCTTGGAAGTAAGCATCGATAAGCTTCTTGGGTATGTGCCGCAGAACCGGCCAATTACTATTTATGAGGAAGCATATAAAACTCAGGAATATTACTGGGGGACGGAACCGAATAAAGTTTGTTATCAAGTGCTGCAACTTATGCCTCCTACCAAACATTTGAGATTACTGGATATTGGCTGTGGCGAGGGAAAAGACGCCGTGTTCTTTGCCCGTAATGGATATGATGTTAGCGCATTTGATGTTTCGGACGCAGGTATTGAGAAAACGAAGAGACTTTCTGAAAAAACCGGTGTTCATGTTAATGTATTTAAGGCAGATATTTGTGACCACCGTTTGGATACACATTTTGACATAATCTATTCAAGCGGTGTTCTAAACTACATAAAGCCGGAATTCCGTAAAGAAATCTTTGATAATTATAAGCAGTTTACCAATGAGAACGGCTTACATGTCTTTAATGTATTTGTACATAAGCCATTTATTGCTCCGCCGCCTGAAAAAGAACCAAGTTCTTTTAAGTGGTACTCTGGAGAACTGCTCACACATTATCACGACTGGCTGATTAAGGATAGTCCGGAAATTGTTTTCGCCTGCAATTCATCAGGCGTTCCTCACAAACATGCCATGACTAAATTGATTGCACAAAAGATACATATGTTAGGCTAA
- a CDS encoding AraC family transcriptional regulator, whose amino-acid sequence MPRLKLSRLNFLKQRSTFIKIIIYFVSANIIVLAVSFIALYSLSSKTLLKEIGDHSESLLVNGAKNTAQLMEWSINYAYSSSSDVQIESYALSEQHSDLDTYAVWSRLMNIKKGNPSIDSVYLINDYTQQIIDSRLGVNEFDSFYDQEVLQRLRTRKLTDGAFLIPRTLLLPLESGKEKKVITAIVPYETGKSISAFVLNVDADNIMTLLQKNSNVLETSVFVLNDKKELVFSTVKLDAEQIQEFSQAVEKETNGWKIVKPQKSPEQMLVYANTSINGIQNWRFIETIPKSIILSKITWLRNLTLLLFAGLFAASLWVIILLSKRVYSPIQELVHNVMEQHHAEQLDGQNEANELVYLSQVFVSQNERIHELTEHGRKNKFLARERFIRELLGGLTLSIAEIRNNCSELGIELSEEGVSVAIFRIDQFASFTVRYSEKDQRLLRFAMANIIQESLQTDVIKGILTVDMGKDHVAVILPVGRGQSAVMYAGKLQQAQRLVAQFLSIGTTVACGKHLEGLNELHEGYMEAYETTQERFRLGQGAFVIEEYADASPAELYHMPLELERQMVQAIHRADASAFLDSLYMAISSLRERPYFECKMSLITLFMEIRRSMQEITHQPVLPSSWSLTSVENQIIKLETLEAVVEWMAGVSAKFLDEIAAVRSVSRNAGLVGQVEQLIEAHLTDANLSVKMLSDELGLSVNYIRNLYKNETNRSITETISEKRLSIICEELISSEAPIEPIVLKYGFSSLNTFYIAFKKRYGVTPAVYRKSNQK is encoded by the coding sequence ATGCCTAGATTAAAACTATCCCGGTTGAATTTTTTGAAGCAACGCTCCACTTTTATCAAAATCATCATTTATTTTGTCAGCGCCAATATTATCGTACTGGCGGTTTCATTCATTGCCCTCTATTCTCTATCCTCAAAGACCCTGCTCAAAGAAATCGGCGACCACTCCGAGTCTCTGTTAGTCAATGGAGCCAAGAATACAGCGCAGCTCATGGAATGGTCTATCAATTACGCTTATTCCTCGAGCTCCGATGTCCAGATCGAGTCTTATGCGCTCTCAGAGCAGCACAGCGACCTGGACACCTATGCGGTTTGGAGCCGGCTGATGAACATCAAGAAGGGAAATCCATCCATCGATTCGGTCTATCTGATTAATGATTATACGCAGCAAATTATCGATTCCCGGCTGGGCGTGAATGAATTTGACAGCTTCTATGACCAGGAGGTATTACAGCGGCTGCGGACCCGGAAACTGACTGACGGAGCCTTTCTTATTCCCCGCACCCTTCTGCTGCCGCTGGAATCCGGCAAGGAGAAGAAAGTGATTACGGCTATCGTCCCCTATGAGACCGGCAAATCTATTTCCGCTTTCGTACTGAACGTCGATGCTGACAATATCATGACGCTGCTGCAGAAAAACAGCAATGTTCTGGAGACCAGTGTCTTTGTGCTCAATGACAAAAAAGAGCTTGTCTTCAGCACCGTGAAGCTGGACGCAGAACAGATACAAGAGTTCAGCCAGGCCGTGGAAAAGGAGACGAACGGCTGGAAGATCGTTAAGCCGCAGAAATCCCCGGAGCAAATGCTGGTCTACGCCAATACCTCCATCAATGGCATCCAAAACTGGAGATTTATCGAGACGATTCCCAAATCGATAATCTTAAGCAAAATCACATGGCTGCGGAATTTGACACTGTTACTGTTTGCAGGACTGTTTGCCGCTTCCCTGTGGGTGATCATTCTATTGTCGAAACGGGTGTATTCGCCAATCCAGGAGCTTGTTCACAATGTTATGGAGCAGCATCATGCGGAGCAGCTGGACGGGCAGAACGAAGCCAATGAGCTGGTGTATTTATCCCAGGTATTTGTCTCCCAGAATGAGCGGATCCATGAGCTGACCGAGCATGGGCGGAAGAACAAGTTTCTGGCCCGGGAGCGGTTTATACGTGAATTATTGGGAGGGCTTACCTTATCCATTGCGGAAATCCGCAACAATTGCAGCGAGCTTGGCATTGAACTGTCTGAGGAGGGAGTATCTGTAGCTATCTTCCGGATAGACCAGTTTGCTTCCTTTACAGTGCGGTATTCAGAGAAAGACCAGCGGCTGTTGCGCTTCGCCATGGCTAATATTATCCAGGAATCCCTGCAGACAGACGTTATAAAAGGGATTCTTACCGTTGATATGGGCAAAGATCATGTTGCAGTGATTCTCCCGGTTGGCAGGGGGCAATCTGCGGTTATGTATGCCGGGAAGCTTCAGCAGGCGCAGCGGCTGGTAGCACAATTTCTATCCATCGGAACCACAGTAGCCTGCGGCAAACATTTGGAGGGGTTGAACGAACTTCATGAGGGTTATATGGAGGCCTATGAGACGACCCAGGAGCGTTTCCGTTTAGGGCAAGGAGCATTTGTAATAGAGGAGTATGCAGATGCAAGTCCTGCCGAGCTGTATCATATGCCGCTGGAGCTGGAAAGGCAAATGGTACAGGCCATCCATAGAGCGGATGCTTCCGCCTTCCTTGACAGCCTGTATATGGCTATTTCTTCGCTTAGAGAACGGCCATACTTCGAATGCAAAATGTCATTAATCACTTTATTCATGGAAATCCGCCGCTCGATGCAGGAGATCACCCATCAACCCGTGCTGCCCAGCTCCTGGAGTCTGACCTCGGTAGAGAATCAGATTATTAAGCTCGAAACGCTTGAAGCCGTTGTGGAGTGGATGGCAGGAGTATCCGCCAAATTTCTGGATGAGATCGCAGCCGTCCGCAGTGTCTCAAGAAATGCCGGTCTGGTCGGGCAGGTTGAACAGCTCATCGAAGCACATCTGACCGATGCTAATTTGTCCGTTAAGATGCTCTCCGATGAGCTTGGCCTGTCGGTAAATTATATTAGAAATTTGTACAAGAACGAGACGAACCGCTCCATTACGGAAACGATTTCCGAGAAGCGTTTAAGCATCATCTGCGAGGAACTGATATCCAGCGAAGCGCCGATTGAGCCGATCGTACTGAAATATGGCTTTTCTTCATTAAATACCTTCTATATTGCTTTCAAAAAAAGATATGGCGTTACTCCGGCAGTCTACAGGAAATCCAATCAGAAATAG
- a CDS encoding ABC transporter permease, protein MPNVRKRGAGYKLQQIARNPFLYGMAVPGLLFFLIFSYFPIYGILIAFKNYDFSKGITGSEWVGFRNFNYFFTSDDFWIILRNTLLLNVLFIVFTTLAAVLIALMFNEIRNKYFKRISQSLIFLPYFMSWIVIGMLVQSFLGGESPPVNAWIQNLGFEPVNWMFESALWPWILTIIRVWQGAGYLSIIFLAAITGISEDLYEAARIDGASKMQIMLRITLPLLVPTISIMTLLSVGRIFNGDFAMIYAIIGDNSLLYPTTDVIDTFVFRSMRQLHDFGMSSAVGLFQSVMGLIFVIIANAVTRKMSKESALF, encoded by the coding sequence ATGCCAAATGTCCGGAAACGCGGGGCAGGCTACAAACTGCAGCAAATTGCACGTAATCCTTTTTTATACGGGATGGCGGTGCCAGGATTGCTCTTCTTTCTTATCTTCAGTTATTTTCCGATTTACGGAATCCTTATTGCGTTTAAGAATTATGACTTTTCCAAAGGGATTACCGGAAGTGAGTGGGTAGGCTTCCGCAACTTCAATTATTTCTTTACATCGGACGACTTCTGGATCATCCTGCGCAATACCCTGCTGCTGAATGTGCTGTTCATTGTTTTTACAACACTTGCAGCGGTTCTTATTGCTCTGATGTTCAATGAGATCCGCAATAAGTATTTCAAACGGATTTCGCAGTCGCTGATTTTTCTTCCTTACTTCATGTCATGGATTGTGATCGGCATGCTGGTTCAATCCTTCCTGGGAGGTGAATCTCCGCCTGTCAATGCGTGGATTCAGAATTTGGGCTTTGAGCCGGTCAATTGGATGTTTGAATCTGCCTTATGGCCATGGATCCTTACGATTATCCGTGTGTGGCAGGGAGCCGGCTACTTATCAATTATCTTTTTGGCGGCCATTACGGGTATTTCCGAGGATTTATATGAAGCAGCACGGATAGACGGCGCCTCCAAAATGCAGATTATGCTGAGGATTACCTTACCTCTGCTTGTTCCGACCATTTCCATTATGACCCTTCTGTCGGTAGGCAGAATCTTCAACGGCGACTTTGCCATGATCTATGCGATTATCGGTGATAACTCTCTGCTGTACCCGACGACGGATGTGATTGATACCTTCGTATTCCGTTCCATGCGGCAGCTTCATGATTTCGGGATGTCCTCCGCGGTGGGTTTATTCCAGTCGGTGATGGGTCTTATCTTCGTGATTATCGCCAATGCGGTTACGCGCAAAATGTCCAAAGAATCCGCTTTGTTCTAG
- a CDS encoding carbohydrate ABC transporter permease codes for MKQTLSDRLFSIFAYAVLILFTLFCILPFLLMVIGSFTEESELIVNGYTLFPKAFSIDAYKALLHSDALYNGYGITIIITVAGTITALCISAMLAYSLANKRNVLQTPFLLFCYLPMLFSGGIIPFYIVVSQWLHLQNTIWALILPLLCQPFLVFLLVSFFRTVPEELEEAARIDGANEMRVFFQIILPISKPILASVGLFYALYYWNDWYMGLMFIDNEKLFPLQLILRRMVSNMEAAKNLIPASAAISTVAPTYGVRMATTVLTIGPIILLYPMLQKYFVKGLTVGAVKG; via the coding sequence TTGAAACAGACGTTGTCTGACCGTTTATTTAGCATTTTTGCCTATGCTGTCCTCATCTTGTTCACGCTATTCTGCATTCTTCCATTTCTGCTGATGGTCATCGGTTCGTTCACAGAGGAGAGTGAGCTGATTGTGAACGGCTATACGCTTTTCCCCAAAGCGTTCTCGATTGACGCATACAAGGCGCTCCTGCACTCGGACGCTTTATACAATGGATATGGCATAACCATAATCATTACAGTTGCGGGTACGATCACTGCACTCTGCATTTCGGCCATGCTGGCCTATTCACTGGCCAATAAGCGCAATGTACTGCAAACTCCATTTTTACTTTTCTGCTATCTGCCCATGCTGTTCTCGGGAGGAATCATTCCCTTCTATATCGTGGTCAGCCAATGGCTGCATCTGCAAAATACAATCTGGGCGCTGATTCTTCCGCTGCTCTGCCAGCCTTTCCTTGTATTTCTTCTAGTAAGCTTCTTCAGAACGGTTCCGGAGGAGCTGGAGGAAGCGGCACGTATAGACGGCGCCAATGAAATGAGAGTGTTCTTTCAGATTATACTTCCGATCTCCAAGCCGATTCTGGCCTCAGTGGGACTGTTCTACGCGCTTTATTATTGGAATGACTGGTACATGGGACTGATGTTTATCGATAACGAAAAGCTGTTCCCGCTGCAGCTGATACTGCGCCGGATGGTCTCTAATATGGAAGCGGCCAAAAATCTGATTCCGGCTTCCGCTGCAATCTCTACCGTGGCGCCGACTTACGGGGTCCGCATGGCAACGACAGTGCTGACTATCGGTCCGATTATCCTGCTCTATCCCATGCTGCAGAAATATTTTGTCAAAGGGCTGACGGTAGGGGCAGTCAAAGGGTAA